The Peribacillus sp. FSL E2-0218 genome contains a region encoding:
- a CDS encoding DASS family sodium-coupled anion symporter encodes MKKWGIPIAIVAFLLLIFMPTPEGMEPAAQKSIAVFVAALVLWVTTPIPIYLTSLIAILMLPLIGAVEDQKVAFGTLGFDVIWLMVSAFVLTSAMMKSNLGRRFSLWMVTKFGKTPKRTLIVLVVINFVLAFFVPSTTARATLMMPICLILLEVYRAIPGKSPLGKVMMLQGLQADALATSGVMTATAGNIIAVGFINEQAGGDIGYMDWLFASMPASIITMAITFAIGLKLFSIKEEGNFENVMGTLQDELKNLGSFSLAEKKATIIFLLTVFLWATGDYQEGWFGFEISTAQTAVIAALLCLLPKVGMLEWKDANIKWELMIFAAGAYAAGNALDDSGGAVWLISKLVDGLGIDQMSHTMVAVVVIFLSMYSHLIFTSKTVRVTILIPAFIALAKTLGMDPVPLALAAAMTMTYTITLPPHSKVNTIYFSTGYFSVLDQMKYAVVTCFIGASVISLLYFTWFNVLGL; translated from the coding sequence ATGAAAAAATGGGGAATTCCCATCGCTATTGTAGCTTTTTTATTATTGATATTCATGCCTACGCCAGAAGGAATGGAACCTGCAGCACAAAAATCAATAGCCGTATTCGTTGCTGCTTTGGTCCTTTGGGTAACTACTCCAATTCCGATATACCTAACATCGCTCATTGCAATCCTGATGCTTCCATTAATCGGAGCCGTTGAAGATCAAAAAGTGGCTTTTGGAACATTAGGGTTTGACGTTATTTGGTTAATGGTTTCCGCGTTTGTCCTCACTTCTGCAATGATGAAGTCAAATTTAGGAAGAAGATTCTCATTATGGATGGTCACGAAATTTGGTAAAACACCGAAAAGAACTTTGATTGTTTTAGTCGTTATCAATTTTGTGTTGGCGTTTTTCGTTCCGTCCACGACAGCACGAGCTACACTTATGATGCCGATTTGCTTGATTTTGCTGGAAGTTTATCGAGCAATCCCAGGGAAAAGTCCACTTGGGAAAGTTATGATGCTTCAAGGTCTCCAAGCGGATGCTCTTGCTACTTCGGGCGTCATGACGGCTACTGCTGGTAACATCATTGCAGTCGGTTTCATTAACGAGCAAGCCGGCGGTGACATCGGTTATATGGATTGGCTTTTTGCCTCTATGCCTGCCTCTATCATCACGATGGCAATCACCTTTGCGATAGGGTTAAAATTATTCTCAATAAAAGAAGAAGGTAACTTTGAAAATGTAATGGGTACGCTCCAGGATGAACTGAAGAATTTAGGTTCTTTCTCCTTAGCTGAGAAGAAAGCAACGATCATATTCCTCCTTACTGTATTCTTGTGGGCTACGGGAGACTATCAAGAAGGTTGGTTCGGTTTTGAAATCAGCACCGCACAGACTGCGGTTATTGCAGCACTCCTTTGCTTGCTTCCAAAAGTCGGAATGCTTGAATGGAAAGATGCGAACATCAAATGGGAACTCATGATTTTCGCTGCAGGTGCCTATGCTGCAGGAAATGCATTGGACGATTCTGGAGGAGCAGTATGGCTAATCAGTAAGTTAGTTGATGGTTTAGGGATAGACCAAATGAGTCATACGATGGTAGCTGTAGTTGTCATTTTCCTAAGTATGTACAGCCATCTCATCTTTACGAGTAAAACTGTGAGAGTTACGATTTTGATCCCAGCCTTCATCGCTTTGGCTAAAACATTGGGTATGGATCCTGTACCTCTTGCACTAGCTGCTGCCATGACTATGACCTATACAATCACGCTTCCGCCACATTCGAAAGTTAATACGATTTATTTTTCAACAGGATACTTTTCTGTCTTGGATCAAATGAAGTATGCGGTTGTTACTTGCTTTATTGGCGCTTCCGTTATCAGTCTATTATATTTTACTTGGTTTAACGTGCTGGGGTTATAA
- a CDS encoding LysR family transcriptional regulator, giving the protein MNLMKLQTFITLSDCLNFTLAAEQLYCSQPAVSMQIQSLERDLGFPLFDRIGKKLFLTKQGEHFKPYAEQMINLFHSSKEHIKQLDNLASGTLSFGASNFVGVYLLPAILSDFNKKFPGIKINMNITSSSHLIHMLESKKVEVLVLSDRIPIDENRFQFKNFHQDELVLIVNNQHRLAQKDMCTLKDLIDETLVLKPNKSATRNFLDGEFKEYGFRFPKYMEISNLEAIKQSVIHGLGVSIVSNFSIKQEIKSGLLVEVPIEGVKFLRGIRYIYHRGSHLSPATKQFLSLLDQKSV; this is encoded by the coding sequence ATGAACTTAATGAAGCTGCAAACCTTTATCACACTATCTGATTGTTTAAACTTTACCCTGGCGGCGGAGCAACTTTATTGTTCACAACCGGCTGTAAGTATGCAAATTCAAAGTCTTGAGAGGGATTTAGGGTTTCCCCTTTTTGACCGTATCGGAAAAAAGCTATTCTTAACTAAACAAGGTGAGCATTTCAAACCATATGCGGAACAAATGATTAATCTATTTCATTCATCCAAAGAGCATATTAAGCAACTAGACAACTTAGCTTCTGGAACATTATCCTTTGGAGCAAGCAATTTTGTTGGAGTGTACCTTCTTCCCGCTATCCTCAGTGACTTCAACAAAAAATTCCCTGGCATCAAGATTAACATGAATATTACATCCTCAAGTCACTTGATTCATATGCTGGAGTCCAAAAAAGTAGAGGTTTTGGTTCTCTCTGATCGAATACCAATCGATGAAAACCGTTTTCAATTCAAAAATTTTCATCAAGATGAGCTTGTTTTAATCGTCAATAACCAACATCGGCTTGCTCAAAAAGATATGTGTACTTTAAAGGATTTGATCGATGAAACATTGGTTTTGAAACCTAATAAATCTGCTACCCGAAATTTTTTGGATGGGGAATTTAAAGAATATGGATTCCGTTTTCCAAAGTATATGGAGATAAGTAACCTGGAAGCAATCAAACAAAGCGTAATTCACGGTCTTGGCGTATCGATCGTCTCTAATTTTTCCATTAAACAGGAAATTAAAAGCGGATTATTAGTTGAGGTTCCCATAGAGGGAGTAAAATTTCTAAGGGGAATTAGGTACATTTATCATCGAGGCTCACATCTTTCACCGGCTACAAAGCAATTTCTCTCTCTGCTGGATCAAAAGTCCGTTTAA
- the glaH gene encoding glutarate dioxygenase GlaH produces MNIAEKKRAKFEMKTENYEVKVHPQTNRLYHIEISKESIAGFLEAVLKDNQTVQHLEYTPYARLIVASYLLDQVGSEFGEVLRSIVHDRDSGGFTLGLNGVTENTDEYVLFATAISYLLGTPNHDAMSGKYYARFSVQDTDSSDSYLRQAYRLFTLHTDGTFVDEPTDWLLMMKMVEENARGGESRLLHLDDWKELDHYVNHPISSHKFTYKAPKSKNIEQEIERLTFFNHNNQPGVCFIDQFVYPESIEQAKYLRDLSHSLESDESVMELGLPVGDLVVVNNIFWLHGRAAFEKDPNLNRELLRQRGRFNQ; encoded by the coding sequence ATGAACATTGCAGAAAAAAAACGGGCTAAGTTTGAAATGAAAACAGAAAACTATGAGGTGAAGGTTCACCCGCAAACCAATCGTTTGTATCACATCGAAATCTCCAAAGAATCCATTGCCGGTTTTCTCGAAGCCGTATTGAAGGATAATCAGACTGTTCAACATTTGGAATATACGCCATACGCTCGCCTCATCGTTGCATCGTATTTATTGGATCAAGTGGGATCGGAATTTGGAGAAGTTCTTCGCAGTATCGTTCATGATCGGGATTCTGGAGGGTTCACCCTCGGCCTAAATGGGGTCACTGAAAATACCGATGAATATGTATTGTTTGCCACAGCCATTTCTTACTTGCTTGGAACACCAAACCATGATGCCATGTCAGGTAAGTATTATGCGCGATTTAGTGTTCAAGATACGGATAGCAGTGATTCATACCTGCGCCAAGCCTATCGTTTATTCACGCTTCATACGGACGGAACGTTTGTGGATGAGCCGACGGACTGGCTATTGATGATGAAGATGGTCGAAGAGAATGCCCGCGGTGGAGAATCACGCCTATTGCATCTGGATGATTGGAAAGAACTTGATCATTACGTCAATCATCCCATTTCGAGTCATAAATTTACGTACAAAGCTCCAAAGAGTAAAAACATTGAACAGGAAATTGAAAGATTGACTTTCTTTAATCACAATAACCAACCAGGCGTTTGCTTTATCGATCAATTCGTTTATCCTGAATCAATCGAACAGGCCAAATACTTACGGGATTTATCTCATTCCTTGGAAAGCGATGAAAGCGTAATGGAATTGGGGCTTCCTGTTGGAGATTTAGTTGTCGTCAATAATATTTTTTGGCTTCACGGCCGTGCCGCTTTCGAAAAGGATCCGAACTTGAATCGTGAATTATTGCGCCAGCGCGGCAGATTCAACCAATAG
- a CDS encoding DUF3870 domain-containing protein — protein sequence MFNGKTIFIAGHARLPQGMAAKSVFETLTITAEVDVKYGVVLEASCTLATEHGRAFIGELLKGTSLKDGVDEAIDSIQTYYRGKAANALVAALKDLDNHFQQIKADDHTKLSS from the coding sequence ATGTTTAATGGCAAAACAATATTCATTGCAGGTCATGCACGTTTACCTCAAGGGATGGCAGCAAAAAGTGTTTTTGAAACGTTGACCATCACGGCAGAAGTCGATGTTAAATATGGGGTTGTCCTCGAAGCATCGTGTACATTGGCAACTGAGCATGGACGGGCGTTTATCGGGGAATTATTAAAGGGGACCAGTTTAAAGGATGGTGTCGATGAGGCGATAGATTCAATTCAAACCTATTACCGGGGCAAAGCAGCGAATGCTTTGGTGGCTGCATTAAAGGACTTGGATAACCATTTTCAACAAATTAAAGCGGACGATCATACGAAACTATCAAGCTAG
- the lhgO gene encoding L-2-hydroxyglutarate oxidase — MYDFAIVGGGIVGLSTGMALYQRFPHAKVVIIEKEAVVADHQTGHNSGVIHSGIYYKPGSFKARFARQGSRSMTEFCKKYGIEHDICGKVIVATKQEEMPLLDDLYTRGLQNDLAIQKIDVGELKEIEPHVHGLGAIRVPRAGIVNYRQVSEKMADIIRDNGGEIMLNTKVEKIAEKIDEVIIETSNKTIKARMVINCAGLHSDRIAAAAGYKTDMKIVPFRGEYFKLKPEKRYLVKHLIYPVPNPKFPFLGVHFTRMISGEVDAGPNAVLSFKREGYKKTDFNAKDLSEVLRYKGFWKLASKFMKEGMDEYIRSFSKKQFTKSLQELIPEIQEDDLIPAPAGVRAQALQDDGNMVDDFHIIMGKRTVHVCNAPSPAATASIEIGKEVVNRIPEQSHLMEAIFTK; from the coding sequence GTGTATGATTTTGCAATTGTTGGCGGAGGGATTGTAGGTCTATCTACAGGTATGGCCCTGTATCAGCGGTTTCCACATGCCAAAGTGGTGATCATTGAAAAAGAGGCAGTTGTTGCTGACCATCAAACAGGACATAATAGCGGTGTCATCCATTCTGGGATTTATTATAAACCTGGCAGTTTCAAGGCACGGTTTGCCCGCCAAGGAAGCCGCTCCATGACGGAATTCTGTAAAAAGTACGGCATTGAACATGATATTTGCGGTAAGGTGATTGTTGCAACGAAGCAAGAAGAAATGCCGCTCCTAGATGATTTATACACCCGCGGTTTGCAAAATGACCTGGCGATACAAAAAATCGATGTTGGTGAGTTAAAGGAAATCGAACCGCATGTTCATGGGCTTGGTGCGATTCGTGTGCCTCGGGCAGGCATCGTCAATTATCGTCAAGTCAGTGAAAAAATGGCGGATATCATCCGGGATAATGGGGGTGAGATCATGCTGAATACAAAGGTGGAGAAGATTGCCGAGAAAATTGATGAGGTCATCATCGAAACGAGCAATAAAACGATTAAGGCAAGGATGGTCATAAATTGCGCAGGCTTGCACAGTGATCGAATAGCTGCAGCAGCGGGGTATAAAACCGATATGAAAATCGTTCCCTTCCGCGGCGAATATTTTAAACTGAAACCCGAAAAACGCTATCTCGTCAAGCACTTGATTTATCCTGTTCCTAATCCTAAATTCCCTTTTTTAGGCGTGCATTTTACGCGGATGATCAGCGGGGAAGTGGATGCAGGGCCTAATGCCGTGCTAAGTTTTAAACGGGAAGGATACAAAAAAACCGACTTCAATGCAAAAGATTTAAGTGAAGTTTTACGTTATAAAGGGTTTTGGAAATTGGCCAGTAAATTCATGAAGGAAGGGATGGATGAATATATCCGTTCTTTCAGTAAAAAGCAGTTCACGAAAAGCCTGCAGGAATTGATACCCGAAATTCAAGAGGACGATTTAATCCCGGCGCCCGCTGGAGTTAGGGCTCAAGCGTTACAGGATGACGGTAATATGGTCGATGACTTTCACATCATCATGGGAAAACGTACCGTTCATGTGTGCAATGCCCCTTCACCAGCCGCCACGGCCTCGATTGAAATTGGAAAAGAGGTTGTTAACCGTATTCCGGAACAATCGCATTTAATGGAAGCGATATTCACAAAATAA
- a CDS encoding GntR family transcriptional regulator, protein MDKIHSNKDKSTIVKHVTNSLRKAILNGTLKKGDRLIQEEWADRLEVSRMPIREALTQLQMEGLVEMVPHKGAIVTPITREDIEEIYHTRSLLEGLAVEKSLPFLTEEDMEKVKGILIEMEGLQLSDVTNEHYIHLNAAFHETLRKGCPWPRVQKMVETLGISPIAPNLLIDYYPQTQREHRMIYEAARRGDPAELRAAVEYHILRTKNNLITYMELLNTKNH, encoded by the coding sequence TTGGATAAGATCCATTCCAATAAAGATAAATCAACAATCGTTAAACATGTAACGAACAGCCTTAGGAAGGCGATTTTGAATGGCACGTTGAAAAAGGGCGATCGCCTTATCCAAGAGGAATGGGCTGATCGTTTGGAAGTAAGCCGAATGCCCATCCGTGAAGCCTTGACACAGCTGCAAATGGAAGGGTTGGTCGAGATGGTTCCGCATAAAGGTGCTATCGTCACACCCATAACCCGGGAAGATATTGAAGAAATCTACCATACCCGGTCACTGCTTGAAGGTCTGGCCGTCGAGAAATCGCTGCCCTTTTTAACTGAGGAGGATATGGAGAAAGTAAAAGGGATATTGATTGAAATGGAAGGACTGCAATTATCGGATGTAACCAATGAGCATTACATTCATCTAAATGCGGCGTTTCATGAAACGCTCCGAAAAGGCTGCCCTTGGCCAAGGGTTCAAAAGATGGTCGAAACGTTAGGAATATCACCCATTGCCCCTAATTTGCTGATTGATTATTATCCGCAAACGCAACGGGAGCACAGGATGATCTATGAAGCGGCACGAAGGGGCGATCCTGCAGAGCTGCGGGCAGCGGTAGAATATCACATTTTGCGGACAAAGAATAATCTTATCACTTATATGGAGCTGCTGAATACTAAAAATCATTGA
- a CDS encoding Gfo/Idh/MocA family oxidoreductase: MEKVKIGCVGVGGVASLHLKNIANSNKADLVAVCDIDEERAVRVGKQYGTRYYTDAEKMIDSEEIDALFICVPPFAHGDLEEIAAEKGIHLMVEKPVGLDMKSVLSKYERIKDSGIICATGYCLRYLDTVGIAKDYLRDKKVSMARGHYLTSFVSTSWYREMKKSGGQLVEQSTHIVDMIRYLAGDIKTVHANMNLLSSEGIANIDIPDVSSVNFSLESGAVGHIDSSFIQPDHRMGVELLGDNFRLSIDGTDLTIVEEDRTITYHSKVDFYEEQDNAFIEAVRTKDISLILSDYKNGLETLGVTLAANESYETKDVIHL, translated from the coding sequence ATGGAGAAGGTAAAAATAGGTTGTGTTGGAGTAGGAGGAGTTGCTTCACTTCATCTAAAGAATATTGCCAACAGCAACAAAGCAGATCTCGTTGCCGTTTGTGACATTGATGAGGAAAGAGCGGTACGTGTTGGTAAACAATATGGGACTAGATATTATACAGATGCTGAAAAAATGATAGATAGTGAAGAAATTGATGCACTATTTATTTGTGTACCACCATTCGCACATGGAGATTTGGAAGAAATAGCTGCGGAAAAAGGTATCCATTTGATGGTGGAAAAGCCGGTAGGTCTCGATATGAAAAGTGTCCTCAGCAAATATGAACGGATTAAAGATTCAGGTATAATATGTGCTACTGGCTACTGCTTAAGGTACCTTGATACGGTAGGCATAGCCAAGGACTATTTACGTGATAAAAAAGTTTCAATGGCTCGCGGTCATTATCTCACTTCCTTTGTAAGTACCTCATGGTATAGAGAAATGAAAAAATCAGGAGGGCAACTCGTTGAACAATCCACACATATTGTTGATATGATTCGCTATTTAGCTGGTGATATTAAGACAGTTCATGCTAACATGAATCTTCTTTCCTCAGAAGGTATTGCTAATATTGATATTCCAGATGTATCTTCTGTTAACTTTTCACTGGAATCAGGAGCAGTTGGGCATATTGATAGTTCCTTTATTCAACCCGATCATCGGATGGGAGTAGAACTACTGGGAGATAATTTCCGTTTGTCCATTGATGGAACTGATTTAACGATTGTAGAAGAAGATCGTACCATAACGTATCATTCGAAAGTCGATTTTTATGAAGAACAGGATAATGCCTTTATTGAGGCGGTTCGTACCAAAGATATAAGTTTAATCCTTTCTGATTACAAAAATGGACTTGAGACGTTAGGGGTTACCCTTGCAGCAAATGAATCGTATGAAACGAAAGATGTTATTCATTTATAA
- a CDS encoding sugar phosphate isomerase/epimerase family protein has product MLKGINQWCYPSGTPLEKVFEYSWKAGFDTVELNLNSESDVGLSMNTTTKEAKKIVKLASSYNLKLKSISTSLLWESPLSDPSETIRGEGRKIVEKLIELAVALEADTILVVPGIVSETTTYDECYKRSQEELKKILPFAEKNRVHIGIENVWNKFLLSPLEMARYIDELDSDYVGAYFDVGNVLQFGYPEQWIRILEKRIKKVHVKDFCTAVGNINGFVPLLAGDVNWKAVYQALSEIGYEDTITSELSPHLIDPSSLAIDTARHIDRIIQLGKKRMEDMGAR; this is encoded by the coding sequence AAAAGGGATTAATCAGTGGTGCTATCCATCAGGAACTCCCCTTGAGAAGGTGTTTGAATACAGTTGGAAGGCAGGGTTTGATACAGTCGAACTGAATTTGAATTCAGAAAGTGACGTTGGGCTAAGTATGAATACAACAACCAAAGAGGCAAAAAAGATTGTGAAGCTTGCTTCATCATACAATTTGAAGCTGAAAAGTATTTCCACATCATTATTATGGGAATCGCCACTCTCCGATCCAAGTGAAACTATACGGGGAGAGGGAAGAAAGATTGTGGAGAAACTAATTGAATTAGCAGTCGCATTGGAGGCAGATACAATCCTTGTGGTCCCTGGCATAGTTAGTGAAACTACCACATATGATGAATGCTATAAACGCTCCCAGGAAGAATTAAAGAAAATCTTACCTTTTGCAGAAAAGAATCGTGTGCATATTGGCATTGAAAATGTCTGGAACAAATTTTTATTATCTCCACTTGAGATGGCACGCTACATTGATGAGTTGGATTCTGATTATGTTGGAGCATATTTCGATGTTGGTAACGTGCTGCAATTTGGTTATCCTGAACAATGGATTCGGATTTTAGAAAAACGAATTAAGAAAGTGCATGTCAAAGATTTCTGTACGGCCGTTGGAAACATTAATGGATTTGTTCCTTTATTGGCAGGTGATGTTAATTGGAAAGCTGTTTATCAAGCTTTAAGTGAGATTGGTTATGAGGACACGATTACATCGGAATTGAGCCCTCATTTAATTGATCCTTCATCTTTGGCAATAGATACGGCTAGGCATATTGATAGGATTATACAGTTAGGTAAGAAAAGGATGGAAGATATGGGGGCGAGATGA